The sequence below is a genomic window from Paenibacillus sp. DCT19.
AACAGCAATGCTATCTACGCTGTCTTCATTGTTACCGTAACAAGGGAATTCTCCTTCAATTTCAAAATCAACAGCAATGCCTTGTTCGTTACGAATTGGTTTTACTTTGGCATATTTGATGGCACTGAGTGAATCCGCTGCAACCGACAGACCTGCAATACCGCAAGCCATTGTACGAACGATGTCACGGTCATGCAATGCCATCTCGATCCGCTCGTAGCTATATTTATCGTGCATGTAATGGATGACGTTAAGAGTGTTCATGTACAGCTTCGCCAGCCATTCCATCATTGGTTTGAAGCGTTTCATAACTTCATTGTAATCCAGCACTTCGCTTGTAATAGCAGGGAATTCAGGTCCTACTTGTGCTCCAGACTTCTCGTCACGACCACCATTGATTGCGTACAAGAGAGCTTTCGCCAGGTTCGCACGAGCACCGAAGAATTGCATTTGTTTCCCGATCTTCATTGCAGATACACAACAAGCAATACCGTAATCATCGCCATAGATCGGACGCATCAGATCGTCATTCTCATATTGAATCGAGCTCGTTTCGATAGATACTTTACTGCAATATTCTTTGAATGCTTCCGGCAGTTTAGTGGACCAGAGTACAGTCAGGTTTGGCTCCGGTGCAGGTCCCAGGTTATGCAGCGTGTGCAGGAAGCGGAAGCTGTTTTTCGTTACACGTGTCTCACCATTTACGGACATCCCGCCGATGGACTCGGTTACCCATGTTGGGTCTCCACTGAACAGTTCGTTATAGTCCGGCGTACGCAGGAATTTCACGATCCGCAGTTTCATAACAAAATGGTCAACCAGCTCTTGAGCCTGCTCTTCGGTCAGAATGCCTTCTTGCAGATCACGTTCAATGTAGATATCCAGGAAGGATGATACACGTCCCAGTGACATTGCAGCACCGTTCTGCTCTTTGATCGCTGCCAGGTAACCGAAGTACAACCATTGGAACGCTTCTTTGGCTGTTGTTGCTGGCAAGGAAATATCGAAACCGTGCATTTCGCCCAATTGTTTCAGTTCTTGCAAGGCACGAATCTGCTCAGACAACTCTTCACGCAGACGGATAACATCTTCATCGATAATATCCACTTCCAAGGCGTTCAATTCGCCTTTTTTGTTACGAATTAGGAAGTCTACACCGTACAACGCTACCCGGCGGTAGTCCCCGATGATCCGGCCACGACCATAAGCATCTGGTAAACCTGTAATGATCCCTGCTTTACGCGCTGCACGCATCTCGGAAGTATAAGCGTCGAATACACCTTGGTTATGTGTTTTACGAATGTTTGTAAATATATCAATGACACCTTGAGGCATTTCGAAGCCATATGCTTCACATGCATCAATCATCATGCGAATTCCGCCGAATGGCTGAATGGAACGTTTGAATGGAGCATCGGTCTGAACGCCGACAATTTGCTCTTTGGATTGATCCAGATATCCTGGTTGGTGAGAAGTAATTGTTGCAGGCGTATTAACGTCTACGTCAAGGACACCACCGTTATCCCGTTCTTTTTTGGTTAGATCAGATACGATATCCCACAACTCTTTTGTATTCTGGGTTGCACCTTCAAGAAATGCTTCATCGCCATAATATGGAGACAAATTGTGTTCCAAAAAGTCATTCACATTAACGGTTTTAGTCCAAGTTCCTTTGGTAAAGTTTCTCCAGCCTGTTTGTTGTTTGACATCTTTTTCGATCACCGACATCGTAATCCCTCCACTAATTTGGATTTCTGGACACATAACATGCTGCGTCTTCGTATCATTGTGTGTCCAGAGCCGCGATTAATGTGAATTGTTTCACATAAACCGGAACACGTTCTCTCTACTTGGGAACCGGAACCGCGGAATGAATGTTTTTCTTACATTTTCAGTATACGTCTTGGCGATTTCATCATCTGTGATTTTTATCACAAAGTAAGTGAACTAACGCACTCCACCTGCGGTGTGTCATGTTGAACCGTGGGAAATGGTTCACACTGGCCACTCCGCGGACAGAACAACCTTCCGATCGCTGTTATTCCCGGATTTTTCAATTTACTTTCTCAAAGGTGAAAATCCGGGAATAGCTTATGCTTCCGATGTAGCTTTTTTTCAGAAAGCTTTCAGGCGAGCGCTTCGCTTCTTCAGGTTTTTTCTGTCCTCTCCGTTAACGTGTGAACGGGTGGTTCAAACTGCCACATCACGGATTCCGTGTTGCATTTTTAAAAGATGGGCGGCTCCTCCTCGATTTGGAGCCGAAACATGAAGTGATAAGTTCCTGAAAAAGCGAGGGCTTCGCTCCTCCGTTTTTCTGCCCACCTCCTTTCCCTGCGAACCTTTGGTTCTCCTTGCTACAACCCGGACTCCTTGTTGCATCTTTTCTGGAGCCGAAACATGAAGTGATAAGTTCCTGAAAAAGCAGGGGCTTCGCTCCTCTGTTTTTCTGCCCATCTCCTTTCCCTGTGAACCTTTGGTTCTCCTTGCTACAACGCGGACTCCTTGTTGCATCTTTTCTGGAGCCAAAACATGAAGTGATAAGTTCCTGAAAAAGCGGGAGCTTCGCTCCTCCGTTTTTCTGCCCACCTCCTTTCCCTCCCAACCTTCGGTTCTACCTGCTATAGCACGGATTACGTGTTCCTCAAAACATACGGCAATCGGGGCTCCCCATTTTGGGGAACCCTGAACCTATTGCCATCCTCAACAAGCTGTTGCATGTTTCGGAAGATTATTATTATTCGAATTTACCGTAGAATGCGTTGCGGTATACATCTGCTAATTCGGTTACCAGCGGCAGCTTCGGATTCGCAGTTGTACATTGGTCTTCGAAGGCACGATCAGCCAGGTAATCTACATGTGCTTCGAAATCTTTTGCATCAAATCCGATCTCTTGGAACGATTCCTCGATACCCAATGTTTTGTTCATTTTGCGGATAGCGTTGATTAAGCTGTTAACCCCTTCTTCGGTTGTGCGAGCAGGCAATCCGAGAATGCGGGCAATTTCGGCATATCGCTCATCTGCCACAAAGTGCGAGTATTTCGGGAACGATGCGAATTTGGTCGGTTT
It includes:
- the pflB gene encoding formate C-acetyltransferase; protein product: MSVIEKDVKQQTGWRNFTKGTWTKTVNVNDFLEHNLSPYYGDEAFLEGATQNTKELWDIVSDLTKKERDNGGVLDVDVNTPATITSHQPGYLDQSKEQIVGVQTDAPFKRSIQPFGGIRMMIDACEAYGFEMPQGVIDIFTNIRKTHNQGVFDAYTSEMRAARKAGIITGLPDAYGRGRIIGDYRRVALYGVDFLIRNKKGELNALEVDIIDEDVIRLREELSEQIRALQELKQLGEMHGFDISLPATTAKEAFQWLYFGYLAAIKEQNGAAMSLGRVSSFLDIYIERDLQEGILTEEQAQELVDHFVMKLRIVKFLRTPDYNELFSGDPTWVTESIGGMSVNGETRVTKNSFRFLHTLHNLGPAPEPNLTVLWSTKLPEAFKEYCSKVSIETSSIQYENDDLMRPIYGDDYGIACCVSAMKIGKQMQFFGARANLAKALLYAINGGRDEKSGAQVGPEFPAITSEVLDYNEVMKRFKPMMEWLAKLYMNTLNVIHYMHDKYSYERIEMALHDRDIVRTMACGIAGLSVAADSLSAIKYAKVKPIRNEQGIAVDFEIEGEFPCYGNNEDSVDSIAVELVESFMGMIRKHKAYRNAVPTQSVLTITSNVVYGKKTGTTPDGRKAGEPFAPGANPMHGRDKKGALASLGSVAKLPYEHSLDGISNTFSIVPKALGKEENTRKSNLTAMMDGYFGQNAHHLNVNVFDRQQLMDAMEHPENYPQLTVRVSGYAVNFIKLTREQQLDVINRTFHGSM